GTGTACCCCCAATTCCTGCCTGCCCTAATGATTTTATCGCAACATTATACTCCATCGGTTTCCGATACGTGCCCGTCGCAAGACGACGCATCAGGGCTATTAAGTGTTTCAAACTGAGAAGCGTCAGTGGAAATGGAAACCCGACGCGTAAGCGAGGAATTTGCATGCTTCCTCGCTTACGCGTCGGGTCTTCAACAATCCCCAGACTCAAACACTGATTTGCCCTGGACGACGCATCTCGCGGATCGATCGTGCGGTGGGCCGCGGAAAAATCTCACCTTCGGTCTGTGAATTTTCTCGAAACGGGTCGATCCGGCTGATACTTTGGTGCACTTGCGTTACAGAATTTATCCCCCCAACAAACACCCCTGAGACCTGAGCATGCCGCGCCCGTTGATGATCGCCTTATTTCTATGGATCTCCTGTTCGATCTTCGCCGCCAATCCGGCCAGTGCCGACGATTCGCTGACCCTCGATCCGGCCAATTCGATATTGCGCGGCGATTTCCAGAATGCACGGATTCTGTTCGAACGGGAGCAGCGCGGGCACGTCGCCTTCATCGGTGGTTCGATCACCGAAATGGATGGCTATCGCCCGATGGTGATGAAGTCGCTGCAGGAGCGATTCCCAAAAACAGAGTTCACGTTCACCGACGCCGGCATCTCGTCGACCTGTTCGACGACCGGTGCCTTCCGACTGCAGCGCGATGTGTTGGACAAGGGGCCCGTCGATCTGTTTTTTGTCGAATTTGCCGTCAACGACGATCAGGACGCGATGCACTCGCGAGAGGCTGCGATTCGCGGGATGGAAGGGATCATCCGCCACGCCCGCTTGCACAATCCAAACGCCGACATCGTGCTGACCTACTTTGTGAATCCGGGAATGTTGGCCACGTCGCAGCAGCAGAAAACTCCGCTCTCGATCGCCGCTCATGAAGCGGTTGCCGAACACTATAAGATCCCAGCGATTCGGCTGGCTCGGCAGGTTGCCAGCAGCATCTCCGCGGGCGATCTCAGCTGGGAAGTTTACGGTGGCACGCATCCCAAACCGGCGGGAAATCGGATCGCCGCCGATCTGATCGATCAATTGATCGATGTCGCTTGGAAAGGGGACAAGAACGCAAAGGACGCGAAGATCACGCCTCATCCGTTGCCCGAGCCGATGGATGCGGACAGCTATTTCCGCGGTCGTTTGTTGGATGTCGCCGACGCCGATCTGACAGCAAAAGCGACGGTGAAAGTTCCCGATTGGGATGCGATTCCCGGGGGCAAGCGAAGCCGCTTCACCAGCGAACGGCTGCTATGTCTCGAGGGGGCGGGAGCGGAATGCTCGTTGAAATTCAGCGGCACCGCGATCGGAGCTTATGTGTTGGCGGGGCCCGATGCGGCAACGGTCGAAGTGAGTATCGACGGCGGCGCTTTCCAGCCGTTCGAACTCTACCACCATCACAGCAAAGGGCTGCATTATCCGCGGACTGTGATGTTCGCCACCGATCTGAGCAACGATGCGCATCAGATCAAATTGAGAGTCGCTGCGTCACCGGAGCATCCAGAACGCCAGGTCACGCGGATCCTAAACTTCGTCGCCAATTAAACGATCTTGATGAAGGTGATCGTTAGCACGCAGGTTATTGCCAGAATGCTCCTGGCTGAACGAAAAGATGGGTGGTTGATCAATCTGCGAATCCAGCGCCAACGCTCCGACTGCTCCCTAATCTCCTTTGTCTTTGCTTTGGGGATGACATTCGGGTATAGCGACAAGGATCCCTGGCCCTTCCGGTTTTCGGCCGGAGCAGTAAGGACTCCTTATCTATAAAAAACATGGTGAAAGAGTCACTTGTAGACCCAATTGAACGGAGCAAGCCGAACCCCGCCATGCTTGATTACATTTCCGTTGTCGTTACGAATGGGGACCAAACTTGATATATACCACTTACTGCCATCCCGAATGATTTCGGATGCGGATGTCTGCAACACGGTAATCTGTTTGCCCGAATCCACTCCAAAGTCATCAGGATCTTTCGAAGCAAGTACTTGGGTTTGGTATTCCCCAGAGCCCCCCATGCAAAACAGATAGAACCAATCCGCATGCTGAATCACTGTCGGACACTGGGTGCGAGATGTCTTTTCTCGGTAGACAACGATAGGTGTCGACCAGACTTGCGAATCGGGACGGTCCGCCTCGACCATGGCGACCGTGTCGTCCTTTGTGTAGTAAATCCGATAAGAGTCACCGATCTTCGTCATATACGGGTCCCGGATACCGCTTGGAGTTCGGTTTTTCAGTTCAGAAATCAATCGGCTTGGCGATTGGTGCCGCCGAAACATCACACCATCTTGACTCGTGGCAAGGCAGATCTGTCCCCCACCGCCGTAAGTCATGTGATAGGTCCCGTCCGCCTTGTAGACGTGAGGGGCCTGAACAACTCCAGGCGTTTCGCCATGTTTCTCTTCTCCCTGCCACAACTCAGACGACAGCCGCCATTGATCGTTCAATCGAGCTCCCCCTGCCCACTGACTGAAGATCCGACCGTTTTCGGTATCGCGAATCTGTGTCCACAGTCTCCACTTCCCATCGCTCGCGGTCCAGAAACAGTGATCGACAACCTCACTGTGGGGCGAACTGTCAGAATTGCCGGCTACTTGCCACCAATCCTTGACAATCACAGGAACAGGGGGATCGTCGGCTGCTGATGCAAACGCGGGAAGCAGCATGACACATAGGTTTAATGTAAATACTCGTAGGTTCATGGTTCTTTACAGGGAGGCAGCGTTCACCGGGGCGCGGCGAACTGTGTTAATCTCAAAACCCGCGCGACCCGCGGCTCCGTGCACAACCCATTGTTATTTGCGATTGCGGTTCCCGGACTGCGTGGGATCGGTGAATCGTTCCACATCGCCAGAGTCAGCAACGGACTTGATTATTTAATTACGTATTGCCAATAGTCTACGCACGTGCCGTGTGAAGAACAACTAGTTCGGGGTGTTGCCGTCGGTCTGGATGGGGTGTCGTGTTCAGGGCCCTCTGCTATCGTGGTGCGGATATCGCAAGGCTCAAAATAGTGCTCGCGATCGAATCTGAAAATCGCTCTTGAAACCTGTGAATTTCGAAAGTGCTTTGGTTGTTCAAATTGATTAACACAAAAACGGTCTGGCGTTAGCGTACGAAGAAATAGGTCGCTTCTCATGTTACGGTTTCGCCGAGCTCAGTCATGCCGGATGTGCTACCCGCCACTGCTTTCTCGTTTGTTTGCGCAGTGGATTTAACATACACGTCTATGCTCGAGTCAAGAAAACGGGACAGGACTGAATGACGCGGACATCGTTCTTAAGCTGCTGTGGCGTAACCGTTTTGGTGTGGGGGACGTGGAGATAGTTACGAGTCTGTAGCTCTTTGACCTACGCTTGAGTTCGCGTTTTTTCTTGACGTCCCGGCCGCTCCCCAACCGCGAAATCCGAAATCGTCTCAAACAAATTGTCCCACTGCCGGGTCCGGTTCACCGAGCGTAGACGCAAACAGGCCGCAACTTCCTCCAACGCCTGAAGCACGCCCGTACAGCTCAGTCGGGTCGGACTGAGAGACGCAAGCGAGCATCGCTGCGCGTGATAGGTTGAAGCCAATCATGCGCCAGATGATTTTCTTGCAAACCATTTGTGGGCTCTTACAGCGAAGATGTTCCAACTGCGTTTGCTGGCACAGCGGGCGAGTGGCGGAAGTTTAAAAAACACAGCACAAGAAGGTGCCGGTGTTACAGCTGTGTGGTTGGACATTAATGGGGCAGGATCAGATAGGGTTTGTCGTCGACCACAACCAGGATCTCCACCGCTTCGGTGAGATAGGGATTCATCTTCTTGCCAAGCTTGTCGAGCAGGCCAAAGTAGGCGTCGCTGAACTGAGTGACCTTGGTCGCCGCTTCGATCTGCTCTTTAGTTGCCTCGGCATCGACGTAGCGATTGTACTTCAAGTAGAACGTTTTCGTCGCGATCTGTTTGACGCGAGGCAGGCTGCTGTGCGGTGCCTCCGGTTCAGCCGCCGACATGTTCGGCGCCGGTCTGATCGCTGAACCACTCGGTTTTCCGCCAAAGACACCTGGCCTGGCAACGTTGCCTGCGTTCGCCGCAGGCCGTCCCAAGCTTTGGCTTGCACCCGCCGCGGGTGCTGCGGGCGCGATCATCGGTTGATTGGAACTTTGTATTCCTCGATTCGCTTGTTTCAGCTGCGATTTAAACGAACGCTGATGGAAGGCGTCGGCTCCCGATTCGGCATGCAATCGGTGCAGTTGCACTTGAGCCAACTCGCGGCCCGCGGTGCGATCGTTCAGATCGGTCTTCTCTTCGGCGAGATAGGCGGTGTAGGGAGTCAGGATTCCATGCTTCTTCGACAGTAGAATCAGTTCGTCCACCAATTCGCTCTGCTCTCCATACAGATCGATCTCGTCGATGATCTGACCGATCCGCCGCGTCGCCCACAAGCGTTCGACGAAGACATTTTTTGAATCGTCGGTCTGTTTCGCGAATTTGCCGTCGAACACAAACTCCTGCGATTCGCCCTCAAACTCTCCCGTCAGCTTGATCTGCACATCGCCATCCCGACGGTAGCGTCCCGCGATCACTAATTGATCGCCCGAGAAGAGGTCATAGATTTCGGAGGGATACAACATTCGCGTCGCTCCCTGGCGGCCGTCGACGGTGATCTCCAGCTTGGCACCGGTCAGCGCCGGAGCGCCGATGCGGTCGTAGAGCTTTTTGACAACATCATCCAACGGTTCCCCCGGACGAACATACATCGTTTGACCGAAGCAGACTTCCGCCAGTTTGTCCAACAGGCGGCTGTTCACATCGTGGCCGATCCCCAAACTGAACAACCGCGTTCCAGAAGCGATTTGTTTGGACGCTTTGTCAGCGATCTTCATCCCGTTTTTCTCACCAACGGTCGGCTGGCCATCGCTCATGAAAACCACATAAGCTGGCCCGTCGCTTCCCTTGGTCGCCGCCAAGGCTTTGCTGAGCGCCGCGTCGATGTTCGTGCTACCGCCAGCCAAAATCGAATCGATGTAGTCGGTTGCGTCGTCGCGAGTCGCGGGATCGGCGGCGATCAGATCATTGTTAAAGCTGTCGACGTCGCTGTCGTAGGTGATCAGGGTGAATTGATCTTGCGGTTTTAATTGGTCGACAACGTATCGCGACGCGCGGCGTGCTTGTTCGATCTTCTCGCCGCGCATGCTGCCGCTCTTGTCGACAACGACGACGATGTTCTTGCCAACTTTCGCGTTTGCCGGATCGGACTCGGGCAGCGACGGTTGCAACAACATCAAGAAGTACCCGTCCTCGTTAGGGTCGGGACGGTGCGCGATCAACGACATCTGCAGCGGGCTGTCACCCGCTTCCCACAAGACGCGAAAATCGCTCTCGGGACCATGCTTCTTTGCCGCATATTTGAACTCGCTGCGATGATCGTCGCGGCGGTCGAAAGCGACTTCGTGCGTGGGGCTGTAGACATTGCCTAGCTTCGCGTCGCTGCGGATCCGGCCGCGGATCACGATCTCGCCGATCGGTTGGCTGGTGAATTGGGCGGGTGCCAGCGGCAGCGTCCAGTCGTTCATCGACCCGCTGCGACGGCAGATCTGTGAATATTGTAGCGTCACCGTTCGCTCGGCTCCCGGCGGCACGGGGAAGACTTGCGTTTGGAACATCCCATGCCCAATCCATTGAACCAACGCCGGATCTTTGCTGCGCCGCACGTACCCCTCGTAGATCTCCCTCGCTTTGTCCGCTTCCAACAGCCGGCCCGTCAACTCTTCGCCATCGACCATAAATGTCATCTGGTCGATCGCTCCATCGTCGGGCAGTGGGAAGATAAATTTCACCTGCAGCGTCCGGCTTGTGACATTCTTAAACGTCTGATCGACTTGCACTTTAGCGATCTGCCCCTGGACGGAAGCGTCGATTTCCAGCCGAGCGATGTCGTACAGGAAACCAGGAGTTGCGGGCTGCGGCCGAGGATGCGGACTCGGCCGCCACGGCGGTCGGATCGGCCGCGGCAACCGATCTCCGATCCCAGGTTCCGAAGCGATCAGCAGGCCTTGCGCCTGGGCTGGCGAGATCCAGAACAGCGACAGACACAGGCTGGCGCAGGTGGCGATCGTGGCAATTGTTCGCGACATGGTTTCGGTTCCTTTGATAAGCGGAAAACGACGAGTGCCCCAACGAGCGGCGGCAACGCTCGCTGTCCTAGACGCACTGACCCCACGGCGGTTCCCAAAAACAGGGTGAATCCAATTTTGAATGGCAGGTATCCGCCGGCACGTATGTGCGGCCGGTGCACCTGGCAATCGGACGCTAATACGAACAGGCGGATTTGAACGGACACAGAAACTGAAGTTGCCCTGTTTCCGAGAAGCTTGCCGACGACACGAAGGGACGATTTGCGATAGAATTGGAGGCGCAACTGGACGATTGGATCGGCGCAGGATTTCTCGATGATTGAACTCAACGGCTTTGGCAAAGACTACGGCGACTTCACCGCCGTCGACTGCATCGACATGAAAATCGAGGCGGGGGAGGTGTTTGGGTTTATCGGTCCCAACGGCGCTGGCAAAAGCACCTCGATCCGTTTCCTAGCGACCCTGCTAAAAGCATCGCGCGGCGACGGAACGGTCGCCGGACACAGCGTCTCTCGCGATCCGATGGCGGTCCGCCGCGTGGTCGGTTACATGCCCGATAACTTTGGCGTCTACGATGGGATGCGGGTCTGGGAGTTTCTAGACTTCTTCGCTGTCGCCTACCAGATTCGCAAAGAGGCGCGGAAGCGGATCATTTCCGAAGTCCTCGAACTGTTGGACCTGTCGCACAAGCGGGACGATTTCGTCAACGGGCTCTCCCGCGGCATGAAACAACGACTGTGCCTTGCCAAGACGCTTGTCCACGACCCGCCGGTTCTGATCCTCGACGAACCGGCTAGCGGTCTGGATCCGCGGGCCCGCGTCGAAGTCAAAGCGTTATTAAAAGAGCTGCGGCGGATGGGGAAAACGATCCTGATCAGCAGCCACATTTTGACCGAGCTCGCCGATTGCTGCACTTCGATTGGGATCATCGAACGAGGCAAGATCCTGATGCACGGGCCGATCGATTCGGTTTACCGGCAACTGCGCCGCAATCGTGTCTTGGAGGTCAGCTTCCTCGAAAACCAAGATGCGGGGCTGTCGATCTTGCGGAGCAGCGAAGCGCTGCGGTCGTTGGACGTGATCGGCGACAAAGCGACAGCGGAAATGGAGACCGACGACGAGGGGATGGCTCAATTGTTGGAACGGATGCTGGCCGAAGGGGTCCGCGTGCGGAAGTTCAACGACAAAGATCCGACGCTCGAAGACGTCTTTATGACAGTCACCAAGGGCCTGGTTTCCTAACAGCAAGATGGTCGCCTTTCGCTCCGCGAAAGAGCGTTTCGGGGCCGCACCTTCGCGGAGCGAAAGGCGACCAACCCGATCCGCTTAATTTTTTAAGGGTTCCTGCGATGCAAGACGAAGCAAAATATATCTGCGATGGCTGTGGTGAGGAGATCGTGATCCCGATCGATCTCTCGGCGGGCGTCAGCCAAGATTACGTCGAAGACTGTCCAGTCTGCTGCCGCCCCAACGTGATCCACGTCGACATCGACGCCGATGGGATGGCCAACGTCTGGACCGAACGCGAATAATATCCAGGTAGGCCGGCGGATCGGCTGTGCGGACTGTCGGTTTGCTTGCATCGGCCGATTGCTGGCGAACAATCCGCCAGCGGCTGCGTATTAACACGGTTCCCTGCGATCTTCCTAACGGAGTGACAATGTTTTCCATGACGTCGATGAAATCAAACGCCCCCGACAATTCGAAGATTGTCGGCCGAGCTAGCTTTCGGCAAATCGGTTGCCTGTTGGCGCTGAGCCTTGTTCTGGCAGGCTGCGACGCGGCGTCGGACGCCGGTTCCGCGGCCGCTCCCGCTGTCGACAGCGAGTTCCTGTTGGCGGAAGTCCCCGCCGATGCGGTCAGCATCTCCGACGCCAAACAGGGGTTGGAAGCGGGAGGTCCGGTGACGGTGATCGCGCGGATTACCGCTGGCGAGCACGATCCGTTTGAGGCGGACAAGGCGATGTTTTTGATGAAGAGCGATACGACGACGACGTTGGACGCCGAAGCAGCTGCGGCTCACGAAGGCCCCGGCCACGATCCCGACAACTGTCCGTTTTGCAAGCAAAAGAACAACCCAACCGATTCGGTAGCGATCGTTCGCTTCCTCGATGAAGAGGGGAAGATCCTGCCGCAAGACGCCCGGGAAATGTTGGGCGTTAAGAAAGACCAAGTCGTTGTCGTTCAAGGGACTGCGTCGGTCGATCCGCTAGGCCATCTGATGATCGACGCCAGCGGACTGTTTATCGTTCGCTAACCGTCGGCGGTTCAGCTAGCGATCCCATCGGCAACGGTTTGCAGAATCTGTTGGGTGTCGAGCGCCTGCTGATTCATCGCCGTGGCCGCGGTGGCGTTGCTGACCAGATCGGCAAAAGTGGCCAGCATCCGGGCTTCTTGGTTTCCGTCAAAGGTTTCGCTTTTGACGCTCCCAGCCCGGTCGTGGATCCAGAATCTTGCCGGCTTCGAAGGCCACGGACGGGTGAAGTCGTCGCAGACGATCGACGCCTGGTCGCCAGCGATTTCGAACCACTTCCGCGTCGCGGTGTCATAGGCACAGTTCACCGTGGCGGTCAGGTCGTCGCCAAAGTCCAACAGGCTGCTGCTGCGAAACCAGATGCCCCGATCCTGCCGGCCGATCGATTGTACCGCGACCGGCAGACGGCCCGCCGCCCACCGCGCCATCCCGTACGCATACCAACCGAGATCCAACAGACAACCGCCGCCCAGTTCGGGGTTCAGCCGATGGTCGTCCGATTGAAACGGTTCAAAAAACGAACAAGCGACGCTGATATGCTGCACTCGTCCGAGTTCGCCTGCGTCGATCGATTGCCGGATTCGATCGGTCCGCAGATGATGCAGCCAAGCGGTTGCGTCGAGCCATTGCCGGCCGCGGTCGCGACAGCGTTGGTCGATCGCTTGAGCTTCGGCCAGCGTCATCGCAACCGGCTTTTCGACGATCAGATGTTTGCCCGCATCGGCGGCGGCCAAGGCCCAGTCGTGATGCAGCGATGGGGGCAACGGGATATAGACCGCGTCGATACTGTCGCTGGCGAGCATTGCGTCGTAGCTGTCGAAGGCTTGAGCGATCCCGTACTGATCGGCGTACCAACGAGCCCGCGCGGGATCGCGACTGGCGATCCCCACGACTTGAATCGCATCGACCGATTGCATATCGGCGACGATCCGCCGCGCGATCCGCGCCGTTCCCAAAACTCCAAAACGTAAAGCGTTCAAGCGAAATATCCGATCCGCAAACCAAGCGGTTTGCGCAAATAAACAAATAGCGAAGCAACAGACCGCCGGAGTGCATGCCGGAGGAAATCTGTTTCAAAATAGGCGACGTGAGCGACTGAACACCAGCCCAATGCCAGTTACTTCGATGGTTACGTACGGGCTGGGTGGGCAAAAACAGAACTCTAATCTGCTCTAATCCACGCTGATCCAATTCAGGAACCTTCGAGCGAGCAGAGGAACCAACAACTTCTCCTGGCACCTCGCCTTCGATCAGCGAAGATCAGTGGTTTCAATAACGGAACGCTAATCTGCTCTAATCCACGCTAATCCAATTCAGGAAACTTCGAGCGACCAGTGGAACCGACAACTTCGCCTGGCACCTCGCCTTCCATCAGCATCGATTAGCGAAGTTCAGCGGTTCAATAGCGGAACTCTAATCTGCTCTAATCCACGCTAATCCACGCTAATCCAATTCCGGAAACTTCGAGCGACCTGAGTAACCGACAACTTCTCCTGGCACCTCGCCTTCCATCAGCGTCGATTGGCGAAGATCTGTGGTTTCAATAACGGAACGCTAATCCAATTCTGGAAATTTCGAGCGACCAGAGGAACCGACAACTTCGTCTGGCACCTCGCCTTCGATCAGCGTCGATTAGCGAAGATCGGTGGTTTCAATAACGGAACGCTAATCTGCTCTAATCCAATTCCGGAAACTTCGAGCGACCAGAGGAACCGACAACTTCTCCTGGCACCTCGACCTCGATCAGCGTCGATTAGCGAAGATCTGTGGTTTCAATAACGGAACGCTAATCTGCTCTAATCCACGCTAATCCAATTCCGGAAACTTCGAGCGACCAGAGGAACCGACAACTTCTCCTGGCACCTCGACCTCGATCAGCGTCGATTAGCGAAGATCTGTGGTTTCAATAACGGAACGCAAATCTGCTCTAATCCACGCTAATCCAATTCCGGAAACTTCGAGCGACCAGAGGAACCAAATAACTTCGCCTGGCAGCTCGCCTTCCATCAGCGTCGAGTCCTGAAGATCGGTGGTTTCAAGCTGGCCATGCTCGCGAGGAAAGGGGCCTGGTCGCGTCGCGACACCGGGCTGGCAGCTTATTCGACGATCGGTCATCATAAAAGCCAAGGAGCCCTCATGAACCCGTCTGAATCGATGCAACAACAGATTAACAAGCTACAGGAAACCGTCGCGTTCCAGCAACGAACGATCGACCATTTTCAAGAAGCCTTATTGCAGATCCGCCGCGAATTGGACAACGCGACGCGGCAGCTGGAGCAGCAAAAAGGCCGCGTCCACTGGCTCTCGGAGAACATCGCCGGCGACAACCTGCCTCATGAGAAGCCGCCGCACTATTGATGTTCGGCAACCGCTGGCGGCAACCTATCCGCGACGGGAGAGTTGGAACAGTTCGAACATCGGGTCGGCGATCTGCGAAGCAGACGATTCGGTGATCTCGTCGACCATCACCTGATCCAACTGCTGTTGAAAGATCTCTTCGGCTTGGCCGCCGTGAAAGTAGGCGGCTTTGTCGTGCGTCTTGTGCATCGACGACATCAGTTCGCCAAACAGCGTCTTGCCGACGAAGTCGCGAAACAGCGTCTGCATCTCATCGGCCGGTGCGGCTTGCAAGGAATTGCCCGATTGCTGCAGATTCGACTTCGAATGCGCCGCCGCTTGGTTGGTAAGCGATTGATTATGGATTCCGCTGATCATTGGAAGATCACATCTCCGTAAAGGTCGCCTTTGGTTTTCAAGGCTTTGATAATTGCGATCAGATCGTCGGTGGGAACTTCCAACGCGTTGAGCGCATCGGCCAGATTCTTCAGCTTCGCGTTTTCGGCTTTGGGCGCCGCCGCATCGACCGGCACAAACCCCGGCCGCGCACCCGCTTCGATTCGTAGGTTGCGATGCGTGATCAGCACCGGCGCGATCCGCACCTCTTCGCCGATCACGACCACCCCTTCGCGTTCGTTGATCACGACGCGGGTGTCATTGTTGGGCAGCGCGACACGCAGCCCCAACAACAGCGAGATGAACGAGATCGGATTGTTTCGGTAGACCGGCGGTATGTCGACTTCGATATGTAATTGATCGATCGCACGAGCCACGGGGACACGAGCCGACGGATCGATCCCAGCCGATTCGCCGGTCAGCGGTTGTTCGCCTTGGCTGTTGATCGCATCTTCGATCCATTGCACGGTGTCGAAGTCGGCGAAGTCGCGATCCAGGACCAATGTCAGCCTGCCGTTTTCATGAAACGGCGCCAGCAGCGAGCGCTCCATCTTCGCTCCCTGATGCACCATCGCGGAAGTTGGCGAATCGGGGTTTGAAATCCGCAGCGGCCCTTCGGCCATCGCGTAGACAGTCGGCTGATCGGCTCGCGGGCCCAACAGTGGCGAGAGCATCAGCGTTCCGCCCGCGAGACTCTTGGCTCCGATCGCGTTGACGGTACAGTCGAGTCGGTCGCCCTGCTGAGCTCCAACTTCGGGAACCCTCGCGGTGACAAACACCAACGCCACGTTCCCGGCTTGTTCGACATCGTCCAACATCAACTGGCCGCGTGGATCGGTCGAGATCTGGCCGCCCATCAATTGGATCATCCGAGCCAACGCTTTGGCGGTCGGCTTGGCATCCGGAT
Above is a genomic segment from Rosistilla ulvae containing:
- a CDS encoding CPXCG motif-containing cysteine-rich protein produces the protein MQDEAKYICDGCGEEIVIPIDLSAGVSQDYVEDCPVCCRPNVIHVDIDADGMANVWTERE
- a CDS encoding rod-binding protein, coding for MISGIHNQSLTNQAAAHSKSNLQQSGNSLQAAPADEMQTLFRDFVGKTLFGELMSSMHKTHDKAAYFHGGQAEEIFQQQLDQVMVDEITESSASQIADPMFELFQLSRRG
- a CDS encoding Gfo/Idh/MocA family protein codes for the protein MNALRFGVLGTARIARRIVADMQSVDAIQVVGIASRDPARARWYADQYGIAQAFDSYDAMLASDSIDAVYIPLPPSLHHDWALAAADAGKHLIVEKPVAMTLAEAQAIDQRCRDRGRQWLDATAWLHHLRTDRIRQSIDAGELGRVQHISVACSFFEPFQSDDHRLNPELGGGCLLDLGWYAYGMARWAAGRLPVAVQSIGRQDRGIWFRSSSLLDFGDDLTATVNCAYDTATRKWFEIAGDQASIVCDDFTRPWPSKPARFWIHDRAGSVKSETFDGNQEARMLATFADLVSNATAATAMNQQALDTQQILQTVADGIAS
- a CDS encoding SGNH/GDSL hydrolase family protein codes for the protein MPRPLMIALFLWISCSIFAANPASADDSLTLDPANSILRGDFQNARILFEREQRGHVAFIGGSITEMDGYRPMVMKSLQERFPKTEFTFTDAGISSTCSTTGAFRLQRDVLDKGPVDLFFVEFAVNDDQDAMHSREAAIRGMEGIIRHARLHNPNADIVLTYFVNPGMLATSQQQKTPLSIAAHEAVAEHYKIPAIRLARQVASSISAGDLSWEVYGGTHPKPAGNRIAADLIDQLIDVAWKGDKNAKDAKITPHPLPEPMDADSYFRGRLLDVADADLTAKATVKVPDWDAIPGGKRSRFTSERLLCLEGAGAECSLKFSGTAIGAYVLAGPDAATVEVSIDGGAFQPFELYHHHSKGLHYPRTVMFATDLSNDAHQIKLRVAASPEHPERQVTRILNFVAN
- a CDS encoding VIT and vWA domain-containing protein, with amino-acid sequence MSRTIATIATCASLCLSLFWISPAQAQGLLIASEPGIGDRLPRPIRPPWRPSPHPRPQPATPGFLYDIARLEIDASVQGQIAKVQVDQTFKNVTSRTLQVKFIFPLPDDGAIDQMTFMVDGEELTGRLLEADKAREIYEGYVRRSKDPALVQWIGHGMFQTQVFPVPPGAERTVTLQYSQICRRSGSMNDWTLPLAPAQFTSQPIGEIVIRGRIRSDAKLGNVYSPTHEVAFDRRDDHRSEFKYAAKKHGPESDFRVLWEAGDSPLQMSLIAHRPDPNEDGYFLMLLQPSLPESDPANAKVGKNIVVVVDKSGSMRGEKIEQARRASRYVVDQLKPQDQFTLITYDSDVDSFNNDLIAADPATRDDATDYIDSILAGGSTNIDAALSKALAATKGSDGPAYVVFMSDGQPTVGEKNGMKIADKASKQIASGTRLFSLGIGHDVNSRLLDKLAEVCFGQTMYVRPGEPLDDVVKKLYDRIGAPALTGAKLEITVDGRQGATRMLYPSEIYDLFSGDQLVIAGRYRRDGDVQIKLTGEFEGESQEFVFDGKFAKQTDDSKNVFVERLWATRRIGQIIDEIDLYGEQSELVDELILLSKKHGILTPYTAYLAEEKTDLNDRTAGRELAQVQLHRLHAESGADAFHQRSFKSQLKQANRGIQSSNQPMIAPAAPAAGASQSLGRPAANAGNVARPGVFGGKPSGSAIRPAPNMSAAEPEAPHSSLPRVKQIATKTFYLKYNRYVDAEATKEQIEAATKVTQFSDAYFGLLDKLGKKMNPYLTEAVEILVVVDDKPYLILPH
- a CDS encoding glycoside hydrolase family protein, with product MNLRVFTLNLCVMLLPAFASAADDPPVPVIVKDWWQVAGNSDSSPHSEVVDHCFWTASDGKWRLWTQIRDTENGRIFSQWAGGARLNDQWRLSSELWQGEEKHGETPGVVQAPHVYKADGTYHMTYGGGGQICLATSQDGVMFRRHQSPSRLISELKNRTPSGIRDPYMTKIGDSYRIYYTKDDTVAMVEADRPDSQVWSTPIVVYREKTSRTQCPTVIQHADWFYLFCMGGSGEYQTQVLASKDPDDFGVDSGKQITVLQTSASEIIRDGSKWYISSLVPIRNDNGNVIKHGGVRLAPFNWVYK
- a CDS encoding flagellar basal body P-ring protein FlgI — translated: MRLTLTLAMLPIFTAFAIIASAEELKLRDICRIKGQEITTVQGLGLVVGLKGTGDPDAKPTAKALARMIQLMGGQISTDPRGQLMLDDVEQAGNVALVFVTARVPEVGAQQGDRLDCTVNAIGAKSLAGGTLMLSPLLGPRADQPTVYAMAEGPLRISNPDSPTSAMVHQGAKMERSLLAPFHENGRLTLVLDRDFADFDTVQWIEDAINSQGEQPLTGESAGIDPSARVPVARAIDQLHIEVDIPPVYRNNPISFISLLLGLRVALPNNDTRVVINEREGVVVIGEEVRIAPVLITHRNLRIEAGARPGFVPVDAAAPKAENAKLKNLADALNALEVPTDDLIAIIKALKTKGDLYGDVIFQ
- a CDS encoding ABC transporter ATP-binding protein, producing MIELNGFGKDYGDFTAVDCIDMKIEAGEVFGFIGPNGAGKSTSIRFLATLLKASRGDGTVAGHSVSRDPMAVRRVVGYMPDNFGVYDGMRVWEFLDFFAVAYQIRKEARKRIISEVLELLDLSHKRDDFVNGLSRGMKQRLCLAKTLVHDPPVLILDEPASGLDPRARVEVKALLKELRRMGKTILISSHILTELADCCTSIGIIERGKILMHGPIDSVYRQLRRNRVLEVSFLENQDAGLSILRSSEALRSLDVIGDKATAEMETDDEGMAQLLERMLAEGVRVRKFNDKDPTLEDVFMTVTKGLVS
- a CDS encoding SlyX family protein codes for the protein MNPSESMQQQINKLQETVAFQQRTIDHFQEALLQIRRELDNATRQLEQQKGRVHWLSENIAGDNLPHEKPPHY